The genomic stretch CTGGCCTTTGCGATGTTCTGGGAGATCTTGTGGGCGCTGATCCTCGGCTTTGCGCTGTCCGGGGTGGTGCAGGCGGTGGTCTCCAAGGGCGAGATGAGCCGGCTGCTGCCCGACGACTCCCCCCGGTCGCTGTGCATCGCCTCCGGGCTAGGCGCTGCCTCCTCGTCGTGCTCCTACGCAGCGGTGGCGCTTGCCCGGTCGATCTTTCGCAAGGGCGCCGACTTCACCGCGGCGATGGCGTTCGAGCTCGCCTCCACCAACCTGGTGATCGAGCTCGGCATCATCATGGCGGTGCTGCTGGGCTGGCAGTTCACGCTGGCCGAGTTCGTCGGCGGGCCGCTCATGATCGTGTTCCTGGCCCTGGTGTTCCGGGTGTTCCTGCGCCGCCGTCTGGTCGAGGCGGCCAAACGCCAGGCCGACCGTGGGGTCCAAGGTCGCATGGAGGGCCACGCCGACATGGACATGGCCGTCACCGAGGGGTCGATCTGGTCGCGGGTCCGCTCGGCCAAGGGGTTCACCGCCATCAGCCACTACTTCGTGATGGACTGGGCTTCGGTGTGGGTCGATATCGTGGGCGGCCTGCTGATCGCCGGCGCGCTGGCCGCCTGGGTCCCCATGGCGTTCTGGCAGGGCTTCTTCCTGGTCGACCATCCCCTGCTCGCCAAGCTGTGGGGGCCGCTGGTCGGCCCGGTCGTGGCGGTGGTGTCGTTCGTGTGCTCGATCGGCAACGTGCCGCTGGCCGCCGTGCTGTGGAACGGCGGCATCAGCTTCGGCGGGGTGATCGCCTTCATCTTCGCCGACCTGATCGTGCTGCCGATCCTGGACATCTACCGCAGGTACTACGGTTGGCGGATGGCCGGCTTCCTGCTGGCCACCTTCTACGCCACCATGGTGGCGGCCGGGCTGGTCGTGGAACTGGTCTTCGGCGCAGCGGGGCTGGTCCCCGAACAGCGGACCGCCAAGGTCGTGGAGGCTAGCACCACCTGGAACTACACCACCATCCTCAACCTCGTCTTCCTCGCCCTAGCCGCCGTCCTCGTCGTCCGCTTCCTGCGCACCGGCGGGCCGGCGATGCTCAAGATGATGGGCGGCCCCCCGACCCACGCCGGCTCCGACGGCTGAGGACACGGCGGCAGGCCAGGAGCACGCGCCACAGCCGGTCAGCCCGTCCCGGCCCCGTCCCGGTGGGCCTCGCGGCCTGCTGGAGCGCTACCGGCCAGCGTCTCGCCGGTGGCCTGCTGCCGGGTCGGATCGGGCGGCGGGGAGCCGAACGGGGCGGTGACGGCCAAGGCGACCGTGACCGCCAGCAGCGGCGCGTACGGTGTCCCGAGGGCGCGCAGCGTGACGTCGAGCCCGCCGGCCAGCGCACCGAGCAGCGCCGCGGGGACGGCGCTGGCGGGCGTCAGTTGTGGGTCGGCCAGCACCACGGTGGCCAGCAGGAACAGCCCGAGTGAGGTGGCGGGGATCTCGACGGCCTCAAGGCTGGTCTGCCCGGCGAGCAGCCGCAGCCCCTGCAGGCCCAGATGGGCCAGAAAGAACCCCGCGACCACCGGCAGGCGACCCGAGCGCCACGCCCCCAGCGTGAGCGCCGCGGCGGCCAGGAACCCCGCCATCCACGCTACGGTGTCGCCGGCGTGGCTGACGTGCAGGAGCTCCATGCGGGCGTCCAAGGAAGGCACCGCCAGGACCAGCAGCGCCGCCACCGCCACCGGCGCCAGTGCCCATCCTGCCGGCCGGCGGGCCGCCACCCGCAGCAGCCCCGCGACCACGCCGGCCAGCAGGTAGGGCGCCAGCCCGCCGGCGCGCAGCAGCAGCGCCAGGACGGCCCCGTCGGCGGCGGCCACGGCGAGCGTCTCCCGGTCCCGGGATCCGGCGGCCACGGCGATGCCGACCGTGATCGCCACGACTGCGGCCACCGTCCACGGCTGGGCGCCCAGGCCGAACAGGCCCCGGGCGGCCAGCGCCACGGCCACGGCCGTCGCGCCCACCAGCAGGTGCGGCCGGACCGGTGGCAGCCGCCAGGTCCCGGCCGCGCCGGCGGCCAGGAGCGCGCCGGCCAGCTCCAGCAGCTTGGTGAGCAGCCCCAGAGCGTCGACGGCCTCGCGGCCGCCGAACGCGGGAATGTTCCACAGCCGCGACACCCCGTACAACACCAGCAACCCGCCGACCACGACCCCGGCCGCCAGGGCGGTCCGGCGCGACCCTGGGGTCCGCCACGCCGCGACGGCCAGCAGCAGCTCGGCGAGCCCGGCAGCGGCGAAGAACACGCCAACGGCCAAGCTCTCTCTGGCATGCTGGCCGACCAGGGCGAGGTGGATGGCGCCCGCCGTGCCGAGGGTGACCGCCGCGCCCGCCCCGAGCCGCCCGCGTGGCGTTCGTGCCGCCGGGCCTGCCCACGCAAGGCCAGCCCAGGCCGCCACGAGCAGCAGGCCCAGCAGCGGGCCGAGCCGCAGCAGCTGCGCGGCGCCGCCGTGCACGCTGGCCTGCTCGACGTGGGCCAGCACCAGCGGGCTGCTCACCTGGCCGACCCCCCACCGCCGCCCCGCCACCCCGGCGGCTCCGCGGCCGGCGGGCCGCCGGGGTGCGAGACTCCATTGCACCCCTGGGATGATCGGCACGGGTCTCCCTCCGTCGATTCCTACGGCGTGTAGGATAACGGCTCGACGCCACGCGCGGGTCATGCGCGCGGTGCCAGGCAACCGGTCAGGCAGGGGAGGTCCAGCAGTGCGCACGCCCAAGCCCCCGGCGCGCAAGCGGCCGGCCCGCACCCCCCCGACGACGCGACCACGACCAGGGGCAGGATGGTCGCCGTGGCTGGCGCTGGTCGTGGCGGTCGGCCTGGGGGTGGTGGCGGTCGTGTGGCTCACCGGACGGCCGGGCGGCGGGAGCGGGCAGGCGGCCGGCGGCGTCCGGGCGGTCGGGGAGGCCGCCCCGCCGGTGCGGCTGCCGGCCACCAGCGGGCAGACCGTCGACGTGGCCGGGTTCCGGGGCAAGCGCAACGTGCTGCTGTACTTCTACGAGCACGCCGGGTGAAGCCCATGCGAGGCGCAGCTGGTCGAGCTGCAGCGGGCCAAGGCCACCTTCCACGCGGAGGGCACCGAGGTGTTCGCGGTCACGGTGCAGGACCTCGCGACCTCGCGGGAGCTGGCCGCCCGGCTCGGCGTCGACGTCCCCATCCTGGCCGACACCTCCACGCAGGTCGCCAAGTCGTTTGGGATCTACGACCTGCCCGGCAGCATGGGCCCGTTCTCGACCCACTCGTTCTGGCTGCTGGACCGCGACGGGCGGATCCGCTTCCGCGAGGTGTCGCTGGAGATGCACGTGCCGTTCGGCAAGGTCCAACAGGCGGTCGCCGCGCTCAAGGTGTGAGCCGGCGCCGTGACCGCGGTCAGCGCAGCAGGGCCGTATGGGCCTGCTGGTTGACCCACAGCGCGACCACCACGACGACGGCGATACCCCAGGCACTGCGGGTTGGCTGCACGCGAACCTCGAGCCACCGGCCGGTCACCATGCCGACCAGCCAGCGACCCAGGGCGAGCATCGCGCCCGCGACGAGCAGGGGGCTGGCCGGGTTGTAGGTGAAGGCCTGGCCGAGCCGGCCGCGCAGCAGCGCGACGGTGCCGCGGGCCATGCCGCACAAAGGGTCCATGATCCCCAGATAATGCAGGGGCCCGTGCAGGTCGACCGGTGGCAGGCCAACCAGCGCCAGCAGCCCGGCGACCAGCAGGCCGGCGGCGGCCAGCGGCGCCAGGGTGGGATGGCGGTCCTGCCGTGCCCAGCGGACGCGCAGCACGCCTGCTGGTCGGGCCGGCGGCGGGGCCGACGCGGTCCGGTCGGCGCGGGCGGTCATCACGGCACCTACTGGCCGAGGTAGGTGCGGATCGCGGCGCGGAGGCGGTCGGCGTCCAAAGCGCCGAAACGGCGACCGCGCAGGACCCCGTCGGCGGTGAAGAACAGCGTCGTCGGCAGCGCGGTCACGCCCAGCTTGAGGACCTCGGTGCCCTTGGGGTCGGCCGCCAGCGGGTAGGTCACCCCGGTGGCGGCGACCAGGCGGCGGGCGGCGCCGGCCTCGTCGAGGTAGTCGACGCCCAGGAACCCGACCGTGGCGCGCGCCCGCAGGTAGACCGCCTGGAACGCGGGCATCTCGGTGCGGCAGGGCACACAGCACGACGCCCACACGTTCAGGACCAGCGGGCGGTCGCGCTGGTCGTCGGGCAGGGTGAACCCTGGCCCGCCGGCGAACCTGGCGAAGCGGCCCGGGCCACGCCCGGCGCGGCCGCGGACGCCGACGGTGCCCGCGTGTCGCCCGCTGCTGGCGCGGGCTGCGGCTGGGAGCAGGCGGCCAGCAGCGACACCGCGACGGCGGCTAGGGCGAGCAGGCGGAGACGCGCAAACATGTCGGTTAGATCGGCGGCCA from Actinomycetes bacterium encodes the following:
- a CDS encoding TlpA disulfide reductase family protein produces the protein MAGRCWWSSGWPWPLAPGRACSPPWCGCLSAPAGRRSNRHVCASPPARPSRRRGVAAGRLLPAAARASSGRHAGTVGVRGRAGRGPGRFARFAGGPGFTLPDDQRDRPLVLNVWASCCVPCRTEMPAFQAVYLRARATVGFLGVDYLDEAGAARRLVAATGVTYPLAADPKGTEVLKLGVTALPTTLFFTADGVLRGRRFGALDADRLRAAIRTYLGQ
- a CDS encoding permease, encoding MSTMLDAAGHALSLAFAMFWEILWALILGFALSGVVQAVVSKGEMSRLLPDDSPRSLCIASGLGAASSSCSYAAVALARSIFRKGADFTAAMAFELASTNLVIELGIIMAVLLGWQFTLAEFVGGPLMIVFLALVFRVFLRRRLVEAAKRQADRGVQGRMEGHADMDMAVTEGSIWSRVRSAKGFTAISHYFVMDWASVWVDIVGGLLIAGALAAWVPMAFWQGFFLVDHPLLAKLWGPLVGPVVAVVSFVCSIGNVPLAAVLWNGGISFGGVIAFIFADLIVLPILDIYRRYYGWRMAGFLLATFYATMVAAGLVVELVFGAAGLVPEQRTAKVVEASTTWNYTTILNLVFLALAAVLVVRFLRTGGPAMLKMMGGPPTHAGSDG
- a CDS encoding DUF2752 domain-containing protein gives rise to the protein MTARADRTASAPPPARPAGVLRVRWARQDRHPTLAPLAAAGLLVAGLLALVGLPPVDLHGPLHYLGIMDPLCGMARGTVALLRGRLGQAFTYNPASPLLVAGAMLALGRWLVGMVTGRWLEVRVQPTRSAWGIAVVVVVALWVNQQAHTALLR